The Arcanobacterium wilhelmae region ACCTCAGCTCAGAGATGAAAATTGGCCCAAAGGTCCTAGAAATATTCACAATACCTCTACACTTATGTGAGACTAGACACAGCGTTCAACGATGAACCTGGGCGGCTCCCCCGCCGTCCCTCTTCAACCGAAAGGGATAACGATGTCTCTTGGGGCAATTTTTCTTTCAGAATTTATTGGCACCGCACTGCTGATCCTGCTGGGCGTGGGCGTGGTTGCCACCAACCTCCTCACCGATTCCAAGGGAAAAAACGGCGGCTGGTTGATGATCAACTTCGGCTGGGGCTTAGCCGTGTTCGTGGGTGTTTACGCAGCTTACAAGACGGGCGGCCACCTCAACCCCGCGGTCACCTTGGCGTTCGTGTTCGGCGGATACGAGGAGTTCGTGCCCGGCGTCGCCGTGAATTTCGCCAACACCGCCGTCTACATCCTCGCACAGTTCGCGGGCGCGTTCGTCGGCGCTGCGGCCGCGTGGCTTGCCTACAAGGATCACTACGACGCTCACGAGAACCAGGCCGAGGTGCTTGGTACCTTCTCCACAGGCCCTGCGATCCGCAACCCGCTTCTGAACGTCACCACCGAGGCCATCGCGACCTTCGTGCTGATCGCGTGGGTGCTGTTCAATGGCAAAACTCCGGCGCAGATTGGCCCGCTCGCGGTTGCCCTCGTGATCGTGGGTATCGGCGCCTCGCTCGGCGGCCCGACCGGATACGCCATCAACCCGGCTCGTGATCTTGGCCCGCGTATCGCCCACGCCGTGCTGCCAATCAAGGGCAAGGGCGGCTCGGACTGGGGCTACGCGTGGGTTCCGGTTGTTGGCCCGATCCTTGGCGCGCTTGTGGCGGCGCTGATCTTCAGCCCGCACATGCTCAACGCTCTGTCCATCTGACGTGCTCTGATTCCAGTACTTCGACTCATCAAAGGAGATAACTATGTCGAAAGATTTCGTGATTGCGATCGACCAGGGCACCACCTCGTCGCGCGCCATTATTTTCAACAAGGAAGGCCGTATTGAGGCCGTTGGGCAGGAGGAGTTCACTCAGCATTTCCCGAAGGCGGGCTGGGTTGAGCACGATCCGATGGAGATTTGGACGTCCGTGCGTCACGTGGTGGCGACCGCGCTTTCGAACGCACAGATCAACAAGCATTCGATCGCGGCGATCGGCATCACCAACCAGCGTGAGACCACCGTGGTATGGGATAAGAACACTGGCGAGCCGGTGTACAACGCGATCGTGTGGCAGGATACGCGCACGGCTCCGTTCATCAAGGAACTGGCCTCCGACGGCGGTGCGGACCGTTTCCGTGAGGATACCGGCCTTGGGCTCTCCCCCTATTTCTCGGGTTCGAAGATCCGCTGGATTTTGGACAACGTGGAGGGCGCGCGCGAGCGAGCCGAGGCGGGCGATCTGCTGTTCGGCAATACGGATTCGTGGCTGGTGTGGAACTTGACAGGCGGCGTGAACGGCGGCGTTCACGTGACTGACGTGACGAACGCTTCGCGAACCATGCTGATGGATATCCGCACGCTTCAGTGGCGTGAGGATCTGTGCGAGGTGTTCGGCGTGCCGATGTCCATGCTGCCCGAGATCCGTTCTTCCTCCGAAGTGTACGGTAAAGGCCGCGAGAACGGCCTTCTGGGTGACGTGCCGATCGCAGGTATTCTCGGCGATCAGCAGGCAGCCACGTTCGGCCAGGCGGCGTTCACGAAGGGCATGGCGAAGAACACCTACGGCACCGGTTCGTTCATGCTGATGAACACCGGTACCGAGCCGGTGATCTCGGAAAACGGCCTGCTCACCACGGTGGCCTACAAGCTGGGCGATTCCGATCCGGTCTACGCGCTCGAGGGTTCGATCGCGGTGACCGGCTCGCTGATCCAGTGGCTGCGCGACAACCTGGGCCTGATCCAGAAGTCCTCCGACGTTGAGGACCTGGCTCAGACCGTAGAGGATAACGGTGGCGTGTACTTCGTTCCGGCTTTCTCGGGCCTATTCGCCCCCTACTGGCGCGACGAGGCCCGCGGAGCGATCGTTGGCTTGACGCGTTACAACAACAAGGGCCACATCGCGCGCGCTGCGCTCGAGGCAACCGCATTCCAGACCGCTGAGGTTCTCGAGGCGATGAACAAGGATTCGGGCGTGCCGCTCAAGGAGTTGCGCGTGGACGGCGGCATGACGGCCGACGATACGCTCATGCAGTTCCAGGCCGACATCCTCGGCGTCGAGGTTGTCCTCCCGGAGGTTGCAGAGACCACCGCGCTCGGCGCGGCCTACGCGGCCGGCATCGCGGTTGGGTTCTGGAGCGGCGAAGAGGACGTCACGAACAACTGGAACGAAGCCAAGCGCTGGAGCCCGACAATGGAGGCCGATGAGCGCGAGCGCCAGTTGCGCCTGTGGAAGAAGGCCGTGACCCGCACGTTCGACTGGGTTGACGACGACGTGCGCTGACCCAGCCGCACGCCCGACGCCGGGGCGCAAGTGACGCTTCGACGTCGAGCCCGTGGGGGCGCATCCCGAACGCACCGGGATGCGCCCCCACTACGTTCGATATTTCGAACAATCCCCTTGTGTTCGATATTTCGAACATCGTAAAATATGTTCGAAATATCGAACGGAGACTCCCATGAGCATCATCGAAACCTCAACCCGATCTGCCCGCGATCTTGGGATCGCAGTTCGCGATGCCCGTCTGCTTCGCGGGCTCACACAGGAGGAGCTCGCCACCCGTATCGGCGCTCCACGCGCATGGCTCTCCCAACTCGAGAACGGAAAGACCACCGGCGGTTCCATCACGCGAATCCTTCGCACGCTCCACGAACTCGGAATCGACCTCTTCGTGCGCTACTCCAGCGAAAACGCTCCCGCAACTCAACCACAAACCCGCCGCCCCGACGTCGACGATCTCCCCCCAGCCTCAACAAACGCCGAGTTTGCCCACACCCTCCCCGCATTCTTGAGGAGCAACGATGCGTGAGCTCGCCGTCTACTTTCGCGGCGAACTTGCCGGAACGCTCGTTGAATCCTCCGGGAAGCTCTCGTTGCGCTATCTTCCGAACGCGCCACAGGTCTCGCTCGCGATGCCCGTACGAAGCGAACCCTGGCCCGATCCCAACGTGCGCCCATTTATCCTCGGATTCTTGCCCGATTCCGCCGACCAGCTTTCCCTCCTCGCGCGTGAAATCGGCGCCGCTCGCACCGATATTTTCGCAATTCTCGCGCACATCGGAGCCGATTGCGCCGGCGCGATCCAATTCCTCGAACCGGGAACTCCCCCGTCGAAAACTGGCACGCTGACACAGCTCAGTGACGGGGATATCGAAGCGCGTCTGAGGGAACTTCGCACACAAAACAACCCCGCATGGATCCTCGAACACGAACACTGGTCGCTCGCGGGCACGCAGGAAAAATTTGCTCTCCATCGGGTGCCCGGGACGGCCTCATGGTATGCGGCGGATGGCGCCATTCCCTCCACGCATATCGTCAAACCGGGGGTTGTACGCCTCCACGCACAGGCGTTGATCGAGGCCGTGTCAATGCGGACGTTGACGAACCTGGGCTTACCCGCGGCTTACACTCAGTACCACTACTTCGGTAGCGAACCCGCCCTCGTCAGCGAGCGCGGGGATCGTGTGTGGGAGGGTGAGAAGCTTCTGCGCCTGACGCAAGAGGATCTGTGCCAAGCACTTAGTGTGTTACCGGAACAAAAATACGAGGCCGACGGCGGGCCCGGAATCGCACATATCGCGAAACTCTTCGACAAAATCGGCCTGGCCGCGCGCGAACGCTTCGCATTCCTCCAAAGTCTGATCGCAAACTACCTCTTGTGCGCAACAGACGCACACGCGAAGAACTTTTCGCTGACCTGGGACACCGGCGGTGTTCATCTCGCTCCGCTCTACGACGTCGCCTCCGCAGCTCCCTATGTGCACCCACGCGAGAAAGTGCGGCTGGCAATGAAAATTGGCGGAGAGAATCGCGCCGATGCGATCCGGGAGCGCCACTGGGCTCGGTGCGCGGGCGATCTCGGGTTCACCGAGGAGCAGGTGCTCAATGAAATCGAGCTCCAGCGCTTCGAGCTCCCCACGGCCTTCCGGTTGGCCACAGAATCGATCGCGCGCGAGCTCTTCGCTTCCGGCCACGGATTCACCCCGGAGGAAAGCAAGGCGCTTGAGGCAATGAACGCCTATATTCAGCGAGTTTCGCAGGGGAAGTAGCCCCGACGTCGGGGCGCAAGTGGCGCTTCGACGTCGAGCCCGTGGGGGCGCATCCCGAACGCACCGGGATGCACCCCCACGATGTTCGATATTTCGAATACCGAACATCGGCGACAAACAGTGTGGGGCGGCGGGATTTTCCCGCCGCCCCACACTGTTTGCACGATGAATTAAGCTTGGCCGCCCTCGATCATCGTGTTCACGCGCTCGACTTTCGCCTGGAGCATGTTCGTGTGGCCCGGGCGAATATCAGCCTTCATCACGAGGGAAATACGTGGGGTCATCTCAGAAAGCGCATCCACGCACTTCTTGACCACGGCCATCACCTCGTCCCATTCACCCTCGATCGTCGTGAACATCGAGGTGGTCTCCTCCCGCAGGCCCGATTCGCGCACGATCTTCACCGCGCGAGAGACAGCCTTGGAGACCGACCCGTCCGGCTGGTCCGTAGTTTGAGGGGCAATCGAGAATGCAAGCAACATCGTTTTCTCCTTATGGTTGGGCTCTAGTTGGATTCCCGACGCCGCAGCGCACCTTGCGCTCGAAGGCACAGCTCCCAGCGCTGGGAGCCGCGCACCGGCGTCGGCGGGTATAGCAGTGGCGAGGGAAAATCCCTCGCCACATGCATGTTTACTTGGTCGGCTTGACAAACGGGAACAGGATCGTTTCACGAATGCCCAGGCCAGTGAGCACCATGAGCAGGCGGTCGATCCCCATGCCCATGCCGCCCGACGGCGGGAAGCCGGCTTCCATCGCCTCGAGGAAGTCCTCGTCCAACTGCATCGCTTCCGGATCGCCATTGGCCGCCTCCAGCGACTGCTGGGTCAGGCGATCGCGCTGGATCACCGGATCCGCGAGCTCCGTGTAGGCGGTAGCGATTTCCATGCCGCGAATGTACAGATCCCACTTTTCAGTCAGGCCCGGGCGCGAACGGTGGTTACGCGTGAGCGGGGAGGTGTCCTCCGGGAAGTCGAACACGAACGTGGGCTCCCAAATGTGATCGCCGATGAGCTCTTCGAAAATATCCTCAACGATCTTGCCGTTCACGGCGTATTCCTTCACGGAAATCTCGTGCTCGGCAGCGATCTCGAGCAGGCGCTCACGCGGAGTATCCACCGTGATCTCCTCGCCGAGCTTCTCGGACACCGAACCGTACAAGTCGATGCGCTTCCACTCGCCGCCCAGATCATATTCGGTGCCGTCCGCCAAGGTGACCACGTGCGAACCAAACGCGGCCATCGCAGCGTTCTGGATCAGCTCGCGGGTCAGATCCGCCATCGATTCGTACGTGCCGTAAGCCTCGTATGCCTCAAGCGCCGAGAACTCCGGCGAATGCGAGGAATCCGCGCCCTCGTTGCGGAAGTTCTTACCGATCTCGAACACGCGATCAACACCGCCAACCACGGCCTTCTTCAGGTGAAGCTCGGTGGCGATACGCAGGTACAGATCCTCGTCGTAAGCGTTGATGTGCGTGGTGAACGGGCGTGCCGCCGCGCCGCCGTGCAGAGCCTGCAGGGTGGGGGTTTCGATCTCGAGGTACTCGTGGGAATCGAAGGTATCGCGCAGCGACTTCATCACGTTGGAGCGGATACGAACCATATCGCGTGCCGCTTGGCGGGTGATGAGGTCGAGGTGACGTGCACGGATGCGGGTTTCCTCGTTCAGTGTGGTTTCGGTGCCGTCCTCGGCTGTGAACGTCTTCGGAAGCGGGCGGATCGCCTTGGAGGCCATGAGCCACTCGTGTGCGAACACAGACAGCTCACCGCGCTTGGAGGCGCCAATGTGGCCCTTAACCCACAGGTGATCGCCAAGATCGAGATCCACCTTGAGCGCATCGAGCGATTCCTTGCCCACGTTTGCCAGGGAGAAGATCACCTGCACGCGGGTGCCGTCGCCAGCTTGGAGCTGCACGAACGCGATCTTGCCCGACGGGCGGAACAGCATCACTCGGCCAGCGGTGGCCACGATCTGGTCCTCGCGTTCCTCGCCTGGCTCGATGCCATCGAACTGCGCGCGAATTTCCGGGATACGGTGGGTAATTTCAAGCTCAGCCGCGTACGGCTGGCGGCCCTCGGCGAGCAGGCGCTCGCGCTTCGCCATGCGAACCGCTACCTGCTCCGGGGTATCATCATGCATCACGTTTTCAGTCACGCCACTAGACTACCCCAGCACTGCGCCCTTCCCCCGGACTTTCGTGCGCTTGTGGGCATATCTCACGCCCGACGTCGCCAGCCCACACGGTTTGCAACCCGCTCCCGACGTCGTGGCTCGGTTTTCTGTGACGTTCACCGACGTCGGGGCGCGAGCCTGGCCCGACGTCGGCGGTGCACTGTAAAGACAAAAACGCGGGCCCTGGGTTGCCCCAGGGCCCGCGTGAGGTTAACTCGCATTGCGAAACCGAGCGGAAGTTGCCGTGCGAATTGAATTTTTCGCCGAAATCAATATCTTAACCATCTACTGATCTCACAAAACCCAGCCGTCACGATCTAGCACGGACACTGAAAAATGTCGAAACAGCTACGATTACAAAAAATAGCGATGCTGTCGATGATGAATTATTAGCGACCGGGCTAAAAAACGGAACAGAGAAAGTAAGCAGTGATGAGGACAAGTAAAGCCCACTGTCCCGTTCATCTCCTTCGCGGGTGTGCAGCGCCTTCAAAAGCTTCGAAAACTGAACACCCGCAAAAATCGCGGCACTGACATTTAATAACACACTGACGATTTGATATAACATCTATGCTCCTCTAATTAGAGAGTAACAACTTCCAATCCCAATAAGATCCCAAAAGTTATCAACGAGAATAGGCCATGCGGCCGCTAGTAATACCTTCTCCTTGTCATTCAAAGGAGGAGGCTTCGGAAGTCGCGAAGCAACCCATTTTGGAAGACTGCTACGCAAAGCGTGCACAGCATTCTTCACGGCGGCTGCGACTGCACGCTTCACTCCGCCCACCTTCTCAATGGCTTTTGCAACTGCACGATGTTTCGACAGCTTGTTAAAAAACGAAACAAGCTTCGGGAATCGAGCAGCTAACGCGGGTGGGCCCGCCACCAACAATGGTGCTAAAGAGACCGCACATTTAGCCGCCGTTACAATCCACCAACCCCAAGAAGCACCAACAGTAATTGGAAAAGCAGCCTGCTTCCCATCAACATACTGACGCAGAGTATTTTTTCCAATCAGTTTGAAATACGTCGGCACTTTTTGGGCTGTAGCGTCAAGCGCCCACCGTGCACGGATCTCGCCTTTCAACATCCCATGTCGAGACAACAGATTAACGCCACCATCCGCACGAGCTGACAGCTTGTAACCTTTCGGAATTTCATATTGAAAATTAATATAATGCCGGCGCCGGTCTTTGAGCAGACCCACGATCTACCCATCACCATCCTCAGTTACATGTGACACTGCAGACGCCCCGACACCATTTTTCTCAGCACTCACTGCCACACCATTAAGAACGCTAGTCAATGCGTAATTTTTTACCCGCACGCTAAACATCTTGCGAGTTTCAGGATCAGGTATTAAAACCTCAGCACTGCGCTCGTCAACGCGAGGCAACGTCTCAAGCACCTCAATTTCTTGTGGTGACACATCAAGATTTCCCAGATCTCGGAACGGAGCATCCGCACCCTGCATATTCAGGCTTCTAGGGATTTGCCCACGAATTTCCGGCCTCAATTTCGCATGGACTTTTCTCAACTCTCTACCGACCAGCATTTGTGCTGTCGGATCAGAAACCGATCCAAAAACGTCGAGAGTTCGCAGATCGGGGATACCCTGACTACCCTTTACGATCGAGGAGCTCTCTGAGTTTTCAGAAGCTGCCACAGCAACTGGCACAACATCCACCAACACCAGACAAATAGCCGACAACACGGCGGCAAAGAATGTGAATAAATTTCTCACTCCGTCAGGAGCGTCATCTATCTTTTGGTGCGCCCCCCTAAAAACATACTGAAAGTTCATCATTCACCACACCCATCCACCAATCATTCTAAAAACCAATGACTAAGAAAACTTTTCCGAACAACTCTGGAACTCATTCACCAGAGCTCATTTATTTTAGGAAACCGAACGGAGGTAGGCCTCGCCGTCGAAGGTGTTGCGGGAGGCGTAGTCGCGAGCGTTCTCGCTCACCTCGCCAACGTTACCCTCGGCGTAGTGGTCGATGACCAGGGCGATCGCGCCGTCGCCGGTGACGTTTGTTGCGGTGCCGAACGAATCGAGCGCGATGTAGGAGGCAATCATGAGGCCGACGGCGGCGTCGTTGAAGCTGAGCATCGAACCGAGGATGCCAACAGAGGCCATGATCGCGCCGCCAGGAACGCCCGGCGCAGCAACCATAATCACGCCGAGCATGAAGATGAAGCCAACCATTTGCGCAGTGGTGACCGGCAGGCCATTCAAGGTGATGATTGCCATCGCGAACGCGGTGATCTTAGACATTGAGCCGGCCAGGTGGATCGTTGCACACAGCGGAACCACAAAAGAGGCCACCGGCTCGGAGACGCCATTCTTGAGGGTCTGGCGCAAGGTGACCGGAATGGTAGCTGCAGAAGAGGAGGTGCCGAGAGCGGTGAAGTAGGCCGGCATCATGTTCCCCAGCGCCTTCAACGGGTTCTTCCGCGCGATCGCGCCGGCGATGCCGTACTGTGCGCCGAGGATAATTACCTCGAGGACCAGCACAAACACCACGATCTTCACCAAGGTGGCGATAATCTTCGCGATTTCACCGCCTTGGGTGAGGTTGAGGAAAATACCGAAAATGTGAAGCGGAAGGAACGGGATGATCACCTTTGAGATCAGGCCGGTGATGATTTCGCGGAACTCCACGAAGCCCTTGCGGATCACACCGCGCGGCGCGAGCGAGAGGCCAATACCTACCACGAAGGAGAGCACCAGCGCGGTCATCACGCCAAATACGGGCGGAACCGTGAGGTCCTTAATGTAGCCGGTGAGCGCAGCCTTGGAAGGATCTTGCACGTCCACAGCCTGGCCGGCATGGAGGATCATCGGATATACGGCGCGCGCCGCGAAGAAGGTCAAGAAGCCTGCAAAGAGGGAGGAACCGTACGCGATCGCGGCGGTAATACCGAGCCACTTGCCTGCTCCCTTACCGAGATCCGCGATCGCGGGAACGATCAGGCCCACGATGATCAGCGGAACCGCGAAGCCGAGGAACTGCGAGAAAAGATCGTTGAACGTGACGAAACCTCGCGTCAGCGACGTGGGGAAAAACTGACCACAAATAATGCCCGCCACAATGGCGCCAATAACCCAGGGCAAAACGCCCGCACGCTTTAACGCTGACATGCCTCGTCCTTTCTCTCACTGTTGCGTGTTAAAAGCTGACACTAGACCTGTCCACGAAATAATTA contains the following coding sequences:
- a CDS encoding HipA domain-containing protein: MRELAVYFRGELAGTLVESSGKLSLRYLPNAPQVSLAMPVRSEPWPDPNVRPFILGFLPDSADQLSLLAREIGAARTDIFAILAHIGADCAGAIQFLEPGTPPSKTGTLTQLSDGDIEARLRELRTQNNPAWILEHEHWSLAGTQEKFALHRVPGTASWYAADGAIPSTHIVKPGVVRLHAQALIEAVSMRTLTNLGLPAAYTQYHYFGSEPALVSERGDRVWEGEKLLRLTQEDLCQALSVLPEQKYEADGGPGIAHIAKLFDKIGLAARERFAFLQSLIANYLLCATDAHAKNFSLTWDTGGVHLAPLYDVASAAPYVHPREKVRLAMKIGGENRADAIRERHWARCAGDLGFTEEQVLNEIELQRFELPTAFRLATESIARELFASGHGFTPEESKALEAMNAYIQRVSQGK
- a CDS encoding dicarboxylate/amino acid:cation symporter; its protein translation is MSALKRAGVLPWVIGAIVAGIICGQFFPTSLTRGFVTFNDLFSQFLGFAVPLIIVGLIVPAIADLGKGAGKWLGITAAIAYGSSLFAGFLTFFAARAVYPMILHAGQAVDVQDPSKAALTGYIKDLTVPPVFGVMTALVLSFVVGIGLSLAPRGVIRKGFVEFREIITGLISKVIIPFLPLHIFGIFLNLTQGGEIAKIIATLVKIVVFVLVLEVIILGAQYGIAGAIARKNPLKALGNMMPAYFTALGTSSSAATIPVTLRQTLKNGVSEPVASFVVPLCATIHLAGSMSKITAFAMAIITLNGLPVTTAQMVGFIFMLGVIMVAAPGVPGGAIMASVGILGSMLSFNDAAVGLMIASYIALDSFGTATNVTGDGAIALVIDHYAEGNVGEVSENARDYASRNTFDGEAYLRSVS
- a CDS encoding MTH1187 family thiamine-binding protein, with protein sequence MLLAFSIAPQTTDQPDGSVSKAVSRAVKIVRESGLREETTSMFTTIEGEWDEVMAVVKKCVDALSEMTPRISLVMKADIRPGHTNMLQAKVERVNTMIEGGQA
- the lysS gene encoding lysine--tRNA ligase, producing the protein MHDDTPEQVAVRMAKRERLLAEGRQPYAAELEITHRIPEIRAQFDGIEPGEEREDQIVATAGRVMLFRPSGKIAFVQLQAGDGTRVQVIFSLANVGKESLDALKVDLDLGDHLWVKGHIGASKRGELSVFAHEWLMASKAIRPLPKTFTAEDGTETTLNEETRIRARHLDLITRQAARDMVRIRSNVMKSLRDTFDSHEYLEIETPTLQALHGGAAARPFTTHINAYDEDLYLRIATELHLKKAVVGGVDRVFEIGKNFRNEGADSSHSPEFSALEAYEAYGTYESMADLTRELIQNAAMAAFGSHVVTLADGTEYDLGGEWKRIDLYGSVSEKLGEEITVDTPRERLLEIAAEHEISVKEYAVNGKIVEDIFEELIGDHIWEPTFVFDFPEDTSPLTRNHRSRPGLTEKWDLYIRGMEIATAYTELADPVIQRDRLTQQSLEAANGDPEAMQLDEDFLEAMEAGFPPSGGMGMGIDRLLMVLTGLGIRETILFPFVKPTK
- a CDS encoding MIP/aquaporin family protein, whose protein sequence is MSLGAIFLSEFIGTALLILLGVGVVATNLLTDSKGKNGGWLMINFGWGLAVFVGVYAAYKTGGHLNPAVTLAFVFGGYEEFVPGVAVNFANTAVYILAQFAGAFVGAAAAWLAYKDHYDAHENQAEVLGTFSTGPAIRNPLLNVTTEAIATFVLIAWVLFNGKTPAQIGPLAVALVIVGIGASLGGPTGYAINPARDLGPRIAHAVLPIKGKGGSDWGYAWVPVVGPILGALVAALIFSPHMLNALSI
- the glpK gene encoding glycerol kinase GlpK, producing MSKDFVIAIDQGTTSSRAIIFNKEGRIEAVGQEEFTQHFPKAGWVEHDPMEIWTSVRHVVATALSNAQINKHSIAAIGITNQRETTVVWDKNTGEPVYNAIVWQDTRTAPFIKELASDGGADRFREDTGLGLSPYFSGSKIRWILDNVEGARERAEAGDLLFGNTDSWLVWNLTGGVNGGVHVTDVTNASRTMLMDIRTLQWREDLCEVFGVPMSMLPEIRSSSEVYGKGRENGLLGDVPIAGILGDQQAATFGQAAFTKGMAKNTYGTGSFMLMNTGTEPVISENGLLTTVAYKLGDSDPVYALEGSIAVTGSLIQWLRDNLGLIQKSSDVEDLAQTVEDNGGVYFVPAFSGLFAPYWRDEARGAIVGLTRYNNKGHIARAALEATAFQTAEVLEAMNKDSGVPLKELRVDGGMTADDTLMQFQADILGVEVVLPEVAETTALGAAYAAGIAVGFWSGEEDVTNNWNEAKRWSPTMEADERERQLRLWKKAVTRTFDWVDDDVR
- a CDS encoding helix-turn-helix domain-containing protein — its product is MSIIETSTRSARDLGIAVRDARLLRGLTQEELATRIGAPRAWLSQLENGKTTGGSITRILRTLHELGIDLFVRYSSENAPATQPQTRRPDVDDLPPASTNAEFAHTLPAFLRSNDA